Proteins encoded within one genomic window of Geotalea daltonii FRC-32:
- a CDS encoding ABC transporter ATP-binding protein, producing the protein MVAIDGLSKSYRRGSQIIPVLQDVSFTIAEGEFLALMGPSGSGKSTLLNLIAGIDKADTGTILVGGTDITSLSEGELASWRAAHVGFIFQFYNLMPVLTALENVELPLLLTHLTKKERREHVEMVLSVVGLADRMDHYPSQLSGGQQQRVAIARAIVTDPEILVADEPTGDLDRVSAEDILNLMDNLVRKFGKTIIMVTHDPRAAEKAHLIKHLEKGFLSGEE; encoded by the coding sequence ATGGTTGCGATTGATGGCTTGTCCAAGTCCTATCGGCGGGGGAGCCAGATCATCCCCGTGCTGCAGGATGTATCCTTTACCATTGCCGAGGGAGAGTTCCTGGCCTTGATGGGGCCATCCGGTTCGGGCAAGAGCACCCTCCTCAATCTGATCGCCGGCATTGACAAAGCCGACACCGGAACCATTCTGGTGGGGGGAACTGACATTACCAGTCTGTCAGAGGGTGAACTGGCGTCATGGCGAGCCGCCCATGTTGGCTTCATCTTTCAGTTCTACAACCTGATGCCGGTACTTACCGCCCTTGAGAACGTGGAACTGCCATTGCTGCTTACCCATCTCACCAAGAAGGAACGTCGGGAACACGTGGAAATGGTATTAAGTGTGGTCGGTCTGGCAGATCGCATGGATCATTACCCCTCGCAACTTTCCGGCGGACAGCAGCAGCGGGTGGCCATTGCCCGGGCCATTGTCACCGATCCCGAAATCCTGGTGGCGGACGAACCAACCGGTGACCTTGATCGGGTGTCTGCAGAAGACATCCTCAATCTCATGGATAATCTGGTCCGGAAATTCGGCAAAACCATCATCATGGTAACCCATGATCCCCGGGCAGCTGAAAAGGCCCATCTGATCAAACATCTGGAAAAAGGATTCCTGTCGGGAGAAGAGTGA
- a CDS encoding ABC transporter permease translates to MLIKLIIRNAFRHKLRSLLTVLGVAIAILAFGLLRTLVGLWYLGVEQSSATRLVTRNAISLVFSLPISYKDRIRQIDGVKQVSYGNWFGGVYINEKNFFPNFAVEPQSYLELYPEFVLSPEQKNAFLHDQRSAVVGRKLAAKYGWKVGDLITLKGTIFPGQWTFVLRGIYRGAQKNTDETQFFFHWKYLNETLKRTVSRRADQAGFYMIGVEKPELAAEVAQAVDATFRNSLAETLTETERAFQLSFVSMTEAIMIAIKIVSYVVIVIIMVVAANTMAMTARERIAEYATMKTLGFGGRHIAAIIFGESIVIAMIGGVIGILLTYPAAHGIQEKLSQFFPVFNVSPMTVYLDLLAALTVGVVASIFPTWRGATIGIADGLRRIG, encoded by the coding sequence ATGTTAATAAAGCTCATCATTCGCAATGCCTTTCGCCATAAGCTCCGCTCGCTTTTGACTGTTCTAGGCGTTGCCATCGCCATACTCGCCTTCGGTCTGCTGCGCACCCTGGTGGGGCTCTGGTACCTGGGGGTGGAGCAGTCTTCCGCCACCCGGCTGGTGACGCGCAATGCCATCTCCCTGGTTTTTTCCCTCCCCATTTCCTACAAGGACAGAATCCGGCAGATAGACGGCGTGAAGCAGGTCTCCTATGGCAACTGGTTCGGTGGCGTCTATATTAATGAAAAGAACTTTTTCCCTAATTTTGCAGTGGAACCCCAAAGCTACCTGGAGCTTTATCCGGAGTTCGTCCTCTCTCCCGAGCAGAAGAATGCCTTCCTCCACGATCAGCGCAGTGCTGTGGTCGGACGCAAGCTGGCGGCCAAATACGGCTGGAAAGTGGGTGATCTTATCACCCTTAAGGGGACCATTTTCCCCGGCCAGTGGACCTTTGTCCTGCGGGGCATTTACCGGGGGGCGCAGAAGAACACCGATGAGACCCAGTTTTTTTTCCACTGGAAATATCTGAACGAGACCCTGAAAAGGACCGTATCGCGCCGGGCTGACCAGGCCGGTTTTTACATGATCGGCGTAGAAAAGCCGGAATTGGCCGCCGAAGTCGCCCAGGCGGTTGATGCCACCTTCAGGAACTCCCTGGCCGAAACCCTGACTGAAACGGAAAGGGCCTTCCAGCTCAGCTTCGTTTCCATGACCGAGGCGATCATGATCGCCATAAAGATCGTTTCCTATGTGGTAATCGTCATCATCATGGTGGTGGCGGCCAATACCATGGCCATGACTGCACGGGAGAGGATCGCCGAGTATGCAACCATGAAGACGCTCGGCTTCGGCGGCAGGCACATTGCCGCCATCATCTTTGGCGAATCCATCGTCATTGCCATGATCGGCGGTGTCATCGGCATCCTTCTCACCTATCCGGCGGCCCATGGCATTCAGGAGAAGCTGTCCCAGTTCTTTCCCGTCTTCAATGTTTCTCCCATGACAGTCTATCTCGATCTCCTTGCTGCATTGACGGTCGGCGTCGTGGCCTCCATTTTCCCCACCTGGCGCGGCGCCACCATCGGAATCGCCGATGGCTTGCGGAGAATAGGCTGA